One genomic window of Aethina tumida isolate Nest 87 chromosome 3, icAetTumi1.1, whole genome shotgun sequence includes the following:
- the LOC109602143 gene encoding uncharacterized protein LOC109602143, which produces MKVSFLIACTLALLSRYKVKSAAAVKAPLDIITLEDLTHEDRKQLEYLNEREKRSGSYDILNSLKTAIGNGIKKKIGQIAKSSASASGHFSSSSSGSTGQGYQPIETYDKKSFDFWSLKKSILNTLLQAVKAIKGGVIAIKGQLIKGSGHLISAKGKLITSKGESITNLGKNIAASALLVPHGQSAHGYAEPAHQVHYDHAHGGYHDYHGSPSAPGPEYEIPESYHNQHHDETHNGHSGILLLKKIPNDGRDFSSSHTSSVIEKVPSFKPLESSGPSFTTIFGKFFKASTSLNPQEPIAFGNSAPSHEESHVYHDEGRDIHHDHHDHLDHHSHHDHLDHHSHHNHQSSELHYSKDESSIDIKPPSSSYGSPFESEPSYLSEYSASSSKHHPVIVKHPNSIPDQSSSLSTKEPNKNTASLESIEELKAPEPTNSVLSSEQIFYAPSKLPLNLDDLPNIESFPPYPGELPPEFIAKYGKPSPTKLTPSSHKGPTIFLPTPLGNGIPATASSLYGQKIRPNQQQPFINRPTVMTLTNKPFNAEIVRSISFELGPNGPKRLT; this is translated from the exons GTTTCGTTTCTAATCGCTTGCACGCTGGCACTCCTCTCCAGATACAAAGTAAAATCAGCGGCGGCCGTGAAAGCACCACTAGACATAATCACATTAGAAGACTTAACGCACGAAGACCGAAAACAACTGGAGTATCTCAACGAGAGGGAGAAACGATCCGGCAGCTACGACATACTGAATTCACTAAAAACGGCGATCGGTAACGGAATCAAGAAGAAAATCGGACAAATCGCGAAGAGTTCAGCTTCAGCTTCTGGACATttcagcagcagcagcagtgGAAGCACCGGGCAAGGATACCAGCCCATTGAA ACTTACGacaaaaaatcatttgattTTTGGTcgctaaaaaaatcaatattgaatACGCTATTGCAGGCAGTTAAAGCGATTAAAGGAGGAGTGATAGCGATTAAAGGTCAACTTATAAAAGGAAGCGGCCATTTAATATCGGCCAAAGGCAAACTCATAACGTCGAAAGGCGAATCCATTACAAACCTTGGAAAGAACATTGCCGCTTCCGCCTTGCTGGTCCCGCACGGACAATCCGCACACGGATACGcag aaCCGGCGCATCAAGTACATTATGACCATGCACATGGTGGATACCACGATTACCACGGATCACCATCCGCCCCAGGACCAGAATACGAAATTCCGGAAAGCTACCACAATCAACATCATGACG AGACACACAACGGACATTCAGGAATACTCTTACTCAAGAAAATACCTAATGATGGCAGAGACTTTAGTTCCTCACATACTTCATCAGTGATTGAAAAAGTTCCCAGTTTCAAACCTCTTGAATCATCCGGTCCCAGTTTTACAACCATCTTTGGTAAATTCTTCAAAGCTTCTACATCCTTAAATCCCCAAGAACCAATTGCTTTCGGAAACAGTGCTCCTTCGCATGAAGAGTCGCATGTTTATCACGACGAGGGACGTGACATACATCATGACCATCATGATCATCTCGATCACCACAGCCACCATGATCATCTCGATCATCATAGTCATCATAATCATCAAAGCTCCGAATTGCATTATTCCAAAGATGAATCCTCAATTGATATAAAACCACCTTCAAGTAGTTACGGAAGCCCGTTCGAATCTGAACCCAGTTACTTAAGCGAATATTCCGCCTCTAGTTCGAAACATCATCCGGTTATCGTGAAACATCCAAATTCAATTCCAGACCAATCATCATCGCTGTCGACGAAAGAGCCGAATAAAAATACAGCGTCATTAGAATCAATTGAAGAATTGAAAGCTCCAGAACCCACCAATTCAGTACTTTCCAGCGAACAGATCTTCTATGCGCCATCAAAATTGCCTCTTAATCTTGACGACTTGCCAAATATCGAAAGCTTCCCGCCATATCCTGGTGAATTGCCCCCTGAGTTTATCGCTAAATATGGAAAGCCCAGTCCAACAAAATTAACTCCTTCATCCCACAAAGGCCCAACTATTTTCTTGCCCACCCCATTAGGAAATGGAATTCCTGCAACAGCTTCGTCACTTTACGGACAAAAAATTAGACCGAACCAACAgcaaccatttattaacagacCAACAGTAATGACACTGACAAACAAGCCATTCAATGCAGAAATTGTTAGATCTATATCGTTTGAACTTGGACCAAACGGACCTAAAAGACTGACATAA
- the LOC109602151 gene encoding glutathione S-transferase 1-1: MPLTLYSVSDGPPSLAVRQALKALNLDFTLINVDFGLGEHMTEEFAQKNPQKEIPVLDDDGFYLGESNAILQYLVDKYGKDDSLYPKDPKARAIVNHRLCFNLSTYYRYISEHVMAPIFFKYQRTPLSLKKTHIALDNFNTYLKRLGTKYAAGDKITIADFQLATATMCLEAINFDFSKYDLVTKWYQTYKKEYPELWAIVEGGMKEISEFEKNPPDLSHMDHPIHPTK, from the exons atgccGCTTACTTTGTATTCTGTTTCGGATGGGCCACCGTCTCTGGCTGTGAGACAGGCCctgaaagctttaaatttggattttacTTTGATTAACGTCGACTTTGGACTCGGAGAGCATATGACTGAAGAATTTGCGCAG AAAAACCCACAGAAAGAGATTCCTGTTTTAGATGACGATGGTTTTTATCTGGGTGAAAG taaCGCAATTCTTCAGTATTTAGTTGACAAATACGGAAAAGATGATAGCTTGTATCCCAAAGACCCCAAAGCAAGGGCTATCGTAAATCATCGTCTGTGCTTTAATTTATCCACTTATTATCGTTACATTTCCGAGCATGTT ATGGCTcctattttcttcaaatatcaAAGAACTCCATTGAGTCTTAAAAAAACTCATATTGCCCTGGACAATTTTAATACCTATTTAAAGAGATTGGGTACTAAATATGCAGCAGGAG ataaaattACCATTGCTGATTTCCAATTGGCTACAGCTACTATGTGTTTGGAAGCCATCAACTTCGACTTTTCAAAGTATGATTTAGTCACTAAATGGTACCAGACTTACAAGAAAGAGTATCCGGAACTTTGGGCCATTGTTGAAGGTGGCATGAAAGAGATCAGCGAATTCGAAAAGAACCCACCAGATCTTAGTCACATGGACCACCCAATTCatccaacaaaataa